The Palaemon carinicauda isolate YSFRI2023 chromosome 37, ASM3689809v2, whole genome shotgun sequence genome contains a region encoding:
- the LOC137629134 gene encoding neurotrophin 1-like, which yields MALALSVLLACAGIVLGARPHPHQPAYGHPRPAYGHQQPAYKHSYCDPKATPACAVNSTLNYCLEDAEYPEYEIKGAITADHIFAKKYADVADQSADDLVDMVTKAQEEAFDYSYYTGASTGDSPYDATHWGGPEGYICPSDVAYARPRRAQNVEGKWRVIVNDVHYYTQTARLETCLFPEAACRALAPCYKSHCTQKYVYHRLLSFDPCDAYKGLFIDIYKLPSACSCHVPA from the exons ATGGCTCTTGCTTTG TCGGTTCTTCTGGCGTGTGCCGGAATAGTTTTGGGAGCACGCCCACACCCACACCAACCAGCTTACGGCCACCCACGCCCTGCCTATGGCCATCAACAACCCGCTTACAAGCACTCATACTGTGATCCAAAAGCAACTCCCGCCTGTGCTGTAAACTCCACACTCAACTACTGTTTGGAGGATGCAGAATACCCTGAGTATGAAATCAAGGGAGCTATCACAGCTGACCACATCTTCGCCAAGAAGTACGCTGATGTTGCTGACCAATCTGCTGACGATCTCGTAGATATGGTCACCAAGGCACAAGAGGAAGCTTTCGACTACTCTTACTACACTGGTGCCTCTACTGGCGACTCCCCATATGATGCCACCCACTGGGGAGGTCCAGAAGGATACATCTGTCCCTCCGATGTAGCTTATGCTAGGCCAAGACGTGCCCAGAACGTTGAGGGCAAATGGCGTGTGATCGTCAACGATGTCCACTACTACACCCAGACTGCTCGTCTTGAGACCTGCCTGTTCCCAGAGGCCGCTTGCCGCGCCCTTGCCCCTTGCTACAAGAGCCACTGCACCCAGAAGTACGTCTACCACCGCCTCCTCTCCTTCGACCCATGTGATGCCTACAAGGGTCTCTTCATCGACATCTACAAGCTCCCATCAGCTTGTTCTTGCCATGTTCCAGCCTAA